One part of the Aurantibacillus circumpalustris genome encodes these proteins:
- a CDS encoding carbon-nitrogen hydrolase family protein, giving the protein MEKETAIKRIKLRKIRKSDYKQIVELQLACFPGMKPWNEAQFENLTTIFPEGQLCILMDSEIIASSSSLIINFANYSETSSWGELTDNGNISNHTLSGDTLYGMEIMVSPKSRGMKLSRRLYDARKNLAKHYNLRRILIGGRLPNFHKHQKKIEIDEYVSRVIDKKIYDPVLTAQLANGFALKRILPDYLPNDKESAGFATLLEWTNFNYKSKGAMSQIDYSPYVRVSAVQYQMRSIKSFEEFATQCEYFVDASSDYKSDFVVFPEMMTMQLLSFLPNKVPAIAIRELSNYTEQYINLFTSLAVKYNINIIGGSHFCTENDTLYNISFLFKRDGTHGKQYKIHITPYEKKWWGVKGGNKVEVFDTDKGKVAIIICYDIEFPELARIAVSKGAKILFVPFNTDDRRAYLRVRYCAQARCIENQVYTVITGCVGNLPEVENLDIHFSQSAILTPSDVEFSREGIAAEAVSNTETLIYQDLDLGLLDRNREMGDVQTWNDRKQGPYKLTYLDGEKVIEV; this is encoded by the coding sequence ATGGAAAAAGAGACTGCTATTAAAAGAATAAAACTAAGGAAAATCAGAAAATCTGATTACAAACAAATTGTTGAATTACAACTTGCCTGTTTTCCAGGCATGAAGCCCTGGAACGAGGCTCAGTTCGAGAATCTCACAACAATTTTTCCTGAAGGCCAATTGTGCATTCTAATGGATAGTGAAATTATAGCCTCTTCTTCTTCTCTGATAATTAATTTTGCAAATTATTCCGAAACATCCTCCTGGGGAGAACTAACCGACAATGGAAATATTTCAAATCACACGTTAAGCGGCGACACGCTTTATGGTATGGAAATAATGGTTAGTCCAAAAAGCCGCGGTATGAAATTATCAAGACGTTTATACGATGCAAGAAAAAACCTTGCGAAACATTATAACCTTCGTCGTATTCTAATTGGTGGGCGTTTGCCAAATTTTCATAAGCACCAGAAAAAAATAGAAATTGATGAATACGTTAGCCGTGTTATTGATAAAAAAATATACGATCCTGTATTAACAGCACAACTAGCCAATGGTTTTGCATTAAAACGTATCCTTCCTGATTATTTGCCAAATGACAAAGAATCTGCCGGCTTTGCTACACTTTTAGAATGGACAAATTTTAATTATAAAAGTAAAGGTGCAATGAGTCAAATAGACTATTCACCCTATGTTCGTGTAAGTGCCGTGCAATATCAAATGCGCTCCATTAAAAGTTTTGAAGAATTTGCAACACAGTGCGAGTATTTTGTTGATGCTTCTTCCGACTATAAAAGTGATTTTGTTGTATTTCCAGAAATGATGACAATGCAATTATTATCATTTTTACCAAACAAAGTTCCTGCTATTGCTATTAGAGAGTTATCTAATTACACAGAGCAGTATATTAATTTATTTACCTCCCTGGCTGTTAAATACAATATTAATATAATTGGAGGATCTCATTTTTGCACTGAAAACGATACTCTTTATAATATTTCTTTTCTCTTCAAACGAGATGGCACCCATGGTAAACAATATAAAATTCACATTACACCCTACGAAAAAAAATGGTGGGGAGTTAAAGGTGGAAATAAAGTTGAAGTATTTGATACCGATAAAGGAAAAGTTGCCATCATAATTTGTTACGACATTGAGTTTCCTGAACTTGCTAGAATTGCTGTTAGTAAAGGTGCTAAAATTTTGTTTGTGCCTTTTAATACAGATGACAGGAGAGCTTATTTGAGAGTTAGGTACTGCGCTCAAGCACGGTGCATTGAAAATCAAGTTTACACTGTCATCACAGGCTGTGTAGGTAATCTACCAGAGGTTGAAAACTTAGATATTCATTTTTCTCAATCTGCCATCCTTACTCCTTCTGATGTTGAATTTTCTAGAGAGGGGATAGCCGCTGAAGCAGTTTCTAATACGGAGACTTTAATTTATCAAGATTTAGATCTTGGGTTATTAGACCGTAATCGGGAAATGGGTGATGTACAAACGTGGAACGATCGTAAGCAAGGCCCTTACAAGTTAACTTATTTGGACGGAGAAAAAGTTATTGAGGTATAA
- a CDS encoding cation:proton antiporter, whose protein sequence is MTVFTAISIIITLSASLGYMNHRWLKLPSTIGVMILSLIVGVSLKIYGSFYPENIAPLRDYMNAFDFSSFVLDIILCFLLFAGALHVKFSELKDARATVISYATIGVLISTFLIGFLAYWILPLFGYHPQLIICLLFGALISPTDPIAVIGILAKYNVPKKLKVEIVGESLFNDGVGVVVFMIMYSVLQLGIDSLTINSLFEIFLHEVIGGLGVGLAVGYVGYRLMKSIDHYQSEVLISLSIVMGGYTLADFIHASGPLAMVVAGLLIGNQGKKEAMSNITAEYVDKFWELIDEICNTILFVLIGLEVFIIPLHTNYLLLGGVFIVITLLSRFISLVPSYLILNRKQDNKLLGLTTLTWGGLRGGISIALVLSLSKQTPYSEMFLVITFCIVLFSIVVQGLTVSNLLKRYK, encoded by the coding sequence ATGACTGTTTTTACTGCCATATCCATTATTATTACCTTGTCTGCCTCACTCGGATATATGAATCATCGTTGGTTAAAACTCCCATCTACAATTGGTGTAATGATTTTGAGTTTGATTGTTGGTGTTTCACTTAAAATTTACGGCTCCTTTTATCCCGAAAACATTGCTCCATTGCGTGATTACATGAATGCTTTTGATTTTAGTTCCTTCGTACTTGATATTATTTTATGTTTTTTACTTTTTGCTGGAGCGCTCCACGTTAAATTTTCTGAATTAAAAGACGCGAGGGCTACTGTCATCTCTTACGCTACAATTGGAGTTTTAATTTCTACATTTTTAATTGGCTTTCTAGCTTATTGGATCTTACCATTGTTCGGCTATCATCCGCAACTTATTATTTGTTTACTTTTTGGCGCACTCATTTCACCAACGGATCCCATTGCAGTTATTGGGATTTTAGCAAAATACAATGTTCCAAAAAAATTAAAAGTCGAAATTGTTGGTGAATCACTTTTTAATGATGGTGTTGGTGTAGTGGTTTTTATGATTATGTATTCTGTTTTACAACTTGGAATAGATAGTCTTACAATTAATAGTTTATTCGAGATTTTTTTGCATGAGGTAATTGGTGGGCTTGGAGTTGGTTTAGCAGTGGGATATGTTGGCTATCGACTTATGAAATCAATTGATCATTACCAAAGTGAAGTTTTAATTTCTCTTTCCATTGTAATGGGAGGTTATACACTAGCTGATTTTATTCATGCCTCTGGTCCTCTGGCTATGGTTGTTGCAGGACTCTTAATTGGAAATCAAGGAAAAAAAGAAGCCATGTCTAACATTACAGCTGAGTATGTGGACAAATTTTGGGAATTGATTGACGAAATCTGTAACACCATTCTATTTGTTTTAATTGGTTTAGAAGTTTTTATTATCCCTTTGCATACAAATTATCTATTACTTGGAGGTGTTTTCATAGTAATAACTTTACTTTCACGTTTTATTTCACTTGTTCCTTCTTACCTCATTCTTAATCGCAAACAAGACAATAAATTACTCGGATTAACTACTTTAACCTGGGGGGGCTTGCGTGGTGGCATTTCGATCGCCCTCGTACTTTCTCTGAGTAAACAAACACCTTACAGCGAAATGTTTTTGGTGATCACATTTTGTATTGTTCTTTTTTCAATCGTTGTGCAGGGTTTAACAGTAAGCAATCTGTTAAAGCGTTATAAATAA
- a CDS encoding Crp/Fnr family transcriptional regulator, whose protein sequence is MEFNIDKYKLKSQSFFDMLGPNEVQYTKDNIIRKEYKKGQVLFKEDGFSKGIYIVKKGKVKIHNTGGEGKESIIYIYKKSDFFGYRPLVANEPNPVTATAMDNVVVSFIPKEVFESLLNTSNLFAKKLLINVTSEFSVWINKITLFSQYAVKGRVALSLLILSKVYEGDKPANFITINIGRDDLAAYVGTAKETLVRMLRVFKDEGVITSSGTKITVVKPEVLENYLNYF, encoded by the coding sequence ATGGAATTTAATATTGATAAATATAAATTAAAATCGCAATCGTTTTTTGATATGCTTGGCCCCAACGAGGTTCAGTATACAAAAGATAACATAATACGTAAAGAATATAAAAAAGGTCAGGTCTTGTTTAAGGAAGATGGATTTTCAAAAGGTATCTACATCGTAAAAAAGGGAAAAGTTAAAATTCATAATACCGGTGGTGAGGGTAAAGAGAGTATTATTTATATTTATAAGAAATCTGATTTCTTTGGATATCGGCCTTTAGTTGCTAATGAACCTAATCCTGTTACTGCTACTGCAATGGATAATGTTGTAGTTTCTTTTATTCCGAAGGAAGTTTTTGAAAGTCTATTAAATACCTCAAATTTATTCGCAAAAAAACTTTTGATAAATGTTACCAGTGAGTTTAGTGTTTGGATTAATAAAATAACTCTTTTTTCTCAATACGCCGTAAAAGGAAGAGTAGCATTGAGTTTACTCATTCTGAGTAAAGTTTATGAAGGAGATAAGCCAGCTAATTTTATTACAATAAATATTGGCAGAGATGATTTGGCTGCTTATGTTGGTACCGCTAAAGAAACATTAGTACGTATGCTGCGCGTTTTTAAAGATGAAGGGGTAATAACCTCAAGTGGCACCAAAATCACAGTTGTTAAGCCAGAAGTTTTAGAAAACTATCTGAACTATTTTTAA
- a CDS encoding TIGR00341 family protein, with the protein MDAEKADENTIIDSIKSNIEFKGTNLWTLIFAILIASIGLNVNSTAVIIGAMLISPLMGPIMGIGLGAGIFDFQLIKDALKNLFVAAAISLIASTVYFFISPLHEARSELLARTTPTIWDVLIALFGGLAGIIASSRKSITNAIPGVAIATALMPPLCTAGYGLGTGNIYYFLGAFYLFLINCVFISVSTFLIVRYLKFKPVHLVNEEMEKKVRKYIWWIAILTIIPSIFLAYRFVEQEIFKQNAESFINREVRSNGIFVIDKTIDVRDRRIELFVYGEKLTDSLSRTIVKKKKLYGLEKAEVIIEQTLNTNQRTKELIAEKPDISLELKTQLIEKDKLINKLNMRINSQFQAADSSIYREFSALYGKPKELIISRTLDFTEKGLDTITLVYYLLHKKPKHIDKSQLENWLKERTKSKRLKVVSN; encoded by the coding sequence TTGGACGCGGAAAAGGCCGATGAAAATACAATTATTGATTCCATTAAGTCGAACATTGAGTTTAAAGGCACAAATTTGTGGACTTTAATTTTCGCCATTCTGATCGCTTCAATAGGTCTAAACGTAAACTCTACTGCGGTAATTATTGGCGCCATGCTTATCTCTCCGCTAATGGGACCTATTATGGGAATTGGATTGGGTGCAGGTATTTTTGATTTTCAATTAATTAAAGATGCTTTAAAAAATTTATTTGTTGCAGCTGCTATAAGTTTAATTGCTTCAACTGTTTACTTTTTTATTTCGCCTTTGCATGAAGCCAGATCGGAATTACTAGCAAGAACAACACCAACAATATGGGATGTTTTAATTGCCTTGTTTGGAGGTCTTGCCGGAATTATCGCAAGTTCACGAAAAAGCATTACGAATGCAATTCCTGGGGTTGCTATTGCTACTGCTTTAATGCCACCGCTTTGTACGGCAGGTTATGGATTAGGTACAGGAAATATTTATTATTTTTTAGGAGCCTTTTATCTTTTTCTTATAAACTGTGTATTCATAAGCGTTTCTACTTTTTTAATTGTAAGGTATCTAAAATTTAAACCTGTTCATTTAGTAAATGAAGAAATGGAAAAAAAGGTGCGCAAGTACATTTGGTGGATCGCCATTCTAACCATTATTCCAAGTATTTTTCTGGCTTACCGTTTTGTGGAGCAAGAAATATTTAAACAAAATGCAGAAAGCTTTATTAATAGAGAAGTAAGATCGAACGGAATATTTGTGATTGACAAAACGATTGATGTTAGAGACAGAAGAATTGAACTTTTTGTTTATGGCGAGAAATTAACGGATAGTTTGTCGCGCACAATTGTAAAAAAGAAAAAGTTATACGGATTAGAAAAAGCAGAAGTCATCATTGAACAAACTCTTAATACTAACCAAAGAACAAAAGAACTTATAGCTGAGAAACCTGATATTAGTCTCGAATTAAAAACGCAACTAATCGAAAAGGATAAATTGATTAACAAATTAAATATGAGAATAAACAGTCAGTTTCAAGCCGCTGACTCTTCTATTTACAGAGAATTTTCAGCACTCTATGGTAAACCAAAAGAATTAATTATTTCAAGAACTTTGGATTTTACGGAAAAAGGCTTAGATACAATTACTTTGGTATACTATTTACTCCACAAAAAACCCAAACACATTGATAAGTCACAATTGGAAAACTGGCTGAAAGAACGCACGAAATCTAAACGTTTAAAAGTCGTTTCAAATTAA
- a CDS encoding chloride channel protein, giving the protein MNLNKINYLDKTISWIHDKLNGKQFLIFSGIAVGASAGLAAVILKLFVHFIRKYVLEGYLLTFDYKYIYLLMPLLGIGLTVFITNRFFSGNLFRGTIPILYAIAKKGSILPFGQIYSHIITSGITVGFGGSAGLESPIVSTGAAIGSNFGQRYKLTYKEKTLLLAAGAAGGIAGAFNAPIAGFLFALEVLIVDINITAIIPLLIAAASGTLISKIILEENILLYFRLIQPFDYHNVPYYILLGLLAGFVSLYHVVLFEKVEHYFSKITSGVKRCLYGGLALAALLALFPSLFGEGYDSIKSLAEMKPTALFKDSILSPFIGNQYLLLLLITITFLLKAFAVGITLGSGGNGGNFAPSLFIGAYLGFIFANVLILLGFNNVPFINLTLVAMAGILSGIFHAPLTAIFLIAEITGGYDLIIPLMIVSSVSFVVVKYFHPESIEVKKLKQQGAIVSGDKDMSLLGRINIRNLIEKDFEVIEPEEKLRMIIEHIKHSKRNRFPVLDKKGNLKGIIYVDSIKEEMFNPDLYDTIIAKELMVKPIAKIWIEDDIFSIMKKYDESGQWDLPVVENERYLGFLSKSIILSKYRNELLSSF; this is encoded by the coding sequence ATGAATTTAAATAAGATTAATTATCTCGATAAAACCATCAGTTGGATTCATGATAAATTAAACGGAAAACAATTTTTAATATTTTCGGGCATTGCTGTTGGAGCAAGCGCTGGACTCGCTGCAGTTATTCTTAAATTATTTGTACACTTTATTAGAAAATATGTTTTAGAAGGTTACTTACTTACATTCGATTATAAGTATATCTACCTTTTGATGCCATTACTTGGTATTGGATTGACCGTTTTTATTACGAACCGCTTTTTTAGCGGCAATTTATTCAGAGGCACTATACCTATACTGTATGCCATCGCCAAAAAAGGAAGCATTTTACCTTTTGGGCAAATCTATTCTCACATTATTACAAGCGGTATTACAGTTGGATTTGGTGGCTCCGCTGGGTTAGAATCGCCTATTGTAAGTACAGGCGCCGCTATTGGTTCCAATTTTGGTCAACGCTACAAACTAACCTATAAAGAAAAAACCCTTTTACTTGCGGCTGGTGCAGCTGGTGGTATAGCAGGAGCATTTAATGCACCAATTGCCGGATTTCTTTTTGCACTTGAAGTACTTATTGTGGACATAAACATTACAGCAATCATTCCGCTTCTAATTGCAGCTGCCTCTGGTACATTAATTTCAAAAATAATATTGGAAGAAAATATTCTTCTTTACTTCAGACTAATTCAACCGTTCGATTATCACAACGTTCCTTATTACATACTTCTTGGACTTTTAGCCGGATTTGTTTCTCTTTATCACGTTGTTCTTTTTGAAAAGGTTGAACACTATTTTAGCAAAATAACTTCTGGTGTAAAAAGGTGCTTATACGGAGGGCTTGCTCTCGCTGCTCTTCTCGCGCTCTTTCCTTCCCTCTTTGGAGAAGGTTATGACAGCATAAAAAGTCTTGCTGAAATGAAACCGACTGCTTTATTTAAGGATAGTATTTTAAGTCCCTTTATTGGCAACCAGTATTTGTTACTTCTATTAATTACAATAACTTTTTTATTAAAAGCTTTTGCAGTTGGAATTACTTTAGGAAGTGGTGGTAACGGTGGAAACTTTGCACCTTCCTTGTTCATTGGAGCCTACCTAGGTTTTATTTTTGCGAATGTTCTTATTCTTCTTGGCTTTAATAACGTACCGTTTATTAATTTAACTTTAGTTGCAATGGCGGGTATACTTAGCGGGATTTTTCACGCACCTCTCACAGCTATCTTTCTCATTGCTGAAATTACTGGCGGTTACGATTTAATTATTCCGTTAATGATAGTTTCTTCCGTTAGTTTTGTTGTGGTTAAATATTTTCATCCTGAATCCATTGAAGTAAAAAAATTAAAACAGCAAGGTGCTATTGTTTCTGGTGATAAAGACATGAGTCTTTTGGGCAGAATTAATATTCGAAATCTAATTGAAAAGGATTTCGAAGTTATTGAGCCAGAAGAAAAATTAAGAATGATCATTGAACACATAAAGCACTCTAAGCGAAACAGATTTCCTGTGCTTGATAAAAAAGGTAACTTGAAAGGAATTATTTATGTGGACAGTATTAAAGAAGAAATGTTCAATCCCGATTTATATGATACAATAATCGCTAAAGAGCTTATGGTTAAACCTATCGCAAAAATTTGGATAGAAGATGACATCTTCTCCATCATGAAAAAATACGATGAATCGGGTCAGTGGGATTTACCGGTAGTTGAAAATGAACGCTATTTAGGCTTCCTTTCAAAGTCAATTATTCTCTCTAAATACCGCAACGAACTTTTATCTTCATTTTAA
- a CDS encoding mechanosensitive ion channel family protein, which translates to MSDTIYLYINIGLYSFVGLTIGFLLEKFVLKRIKLFAKKTTWKFDDVIFNSLGGLVVLWFLILGFSIGVQAHVVQTELRIITHKITASVLILSLAVFAIRLFVNLIKVTAEDTSGRAPSNSIILNIIRIVILLIGAMLILQVFGVSIAPILTALGVGGLAVALALQETLSNLFAGIQIIASKKIRTGDYIKLSSGEEGHVVDITWRNTIIKAIQNNLIIIPNTKISTSIVTNYFFPELEMSFAVEVGVSYDSDLDIVEKITLETATRILQTVEGGAKEFTPFTRYHTFSDSSINFAVILRAQEFGNQFLIKHEFIKALHKSYIKNNIEIPFPIRTVIMKNNKSGENNK; encoded by the coding sequence ATGTCAGACACTATTTATCTTTACATTAACATTGGACTTTATTCCTTTGTAGGCCTTACTATTGGCTTTCTTTTGGAGAAATTTGTTTTAAAGCGCATAAAATTATTCGCTAAAAAAACTACGTGGAAGTTTGATGATGTTATATTTAATTCGCTTGGAGGCCTTGTTGTATTATGGTTTTTAATTCTTGGATTTTCGATTGGTGTCCAAGCGCATGTCGTTCAAACTGAACTAAGAATAATTACCCATAAAATAACTGCTTCAGTTCTCATCTTATCTTTGGCTGTATTTGCAATTCGCTTATTTGTAAACCTTATCAAAGTAACTGCAGAAGACACTTCTGGAAGAGCACCTTCAAATAGCATTATACTCAATATTATTAGAATTGTGATTCTTTTGATAGGCGCTATGCTTATTCTGCAGGTATTTGGAGTATCCATTGCTCCAATACTGACTGCCTTAGGTGTAGGAGGCTTGGCTGTTGCACTTGCTTTACAAGAAACTTTATCAAATCTTTTTGCCGGAATTCAAATTATTGCTTCAAAAAAAATTCGTACCGGTGATTACATAAAACTAAGCTCTGGTGAAGAAGGTCATGTTGTGGATATTACCTGGCGTAACACAATCATTAAAGCCATTCAAAACAATCTTATTATTATTCCAAATACAAAAATTTCAACTTCAATAGTTACGAATTATTTTTTTCCAGAGCTTGAAATGTCGTTTGCTGTTGAAGTAGGTGTCAGCTATGACAGTGATCTTGATATTGTAGAGAAAATTACTCTTGAAACAGCCACTAGAATATTGCAAACAGTTGAAGGTGGCGCTAAAGAGTTTACGCCCTTCACACGTTATCATACTTTTTCTGACTCAAGTATTAATTTCGCGGTTATTTTACGAGCTCAAGAATTTGGAAATCAATTTTTAATTAAACACGAGTTTATTAAAGCACTCCATAAAAGTTACATTAAAAATAACATTGAAATACCTTTTCCAATCAGAACAGTTATTATGAAAAATAATAAAAGTGGAGAGAATAATAAATAA